The genomic region ATTGTTTGTGAAACCCCAAAGTTCTCGTACCATACTTACACATCATTTCCTGTAACGAAAGGGCATACAAAGACAATTGCACATTAACAACAGAAAAATATAAGAGAACGCCtgcatttaatttataaatataatactttAAGGATTAGCCTTCGCTTCTGATGTGCATCAACAAGCCTTAGACACCCATGACTCTGTCTCTTTGCCCGTTATTCCTGCTTCGTTGCAGTTCTGTAGAGTTGCAAGCACACACCTGCACATCTTGTCCTAATTCTggattgttttatttatctaaaaCATGCACAAGATGGTCAGGATTTTGGAAATAAACAAACCCACACCCATGTACACAGTCATATCAGTGGCAGTGATGAGAGTAGTCCACCATTATCTATCTGGGCATATCGTATGTTTCGATTTGCTCATTTTGCTGATACTGTTATCCAAAGCAATGTACGACTAAGACTAAGCAGTTGATGGTTGAAGTTTTTGGTCgagggcccaacagtgacagtTTAGCTGTGCTGAGATTTTGATCTCAAGACCTTCAGATCAAACCCAATGCCTTAAACACATCTATGCTCCCTGATATACAGGGtagcttaaaaacaaaaacagtgaatTGCTCCTAGATGTGACTGAGTGTGAATATGTGCATGTTTGCGATTTGCCCTGTGATTCAAAAGGGTGTATTCCTGTGTCACACACAGGATAGTTCCCAGGATAAAATTTAACGTACTGGTAATCCTATCCTTTGAGCACTGAATTAGTGTATTTCTGCATGCAGTGTACTGTCTCAGTCTAATCTAAAAGCCAGGATTCAAAGCTCTGGAGTGGTCACACTGCATACTCTCATATTAATGGTTTTGTATTTCCTTTATCTCTCCAGCTGACCGGGATGCAGATGAAAAGTACCACATGTTTATAAGACACCGTTATAACAGCTGTGTGGAGCTGCTGCTGGAGAACATCGGCCATGAATCTTACCAAGTAAAGGTGAGCGAACTCTGCTCTGAGGgctagtttgtgtgtttgtttgtttttaataaactctAGCTAATGTACAGTTCAGAGTCTTGTACATCCATGCTTTTGTGTTGTATCCGTGGTGGTAGGAGAGTGCACTCTGTGCCGTAATGAAGTTCGCAGCAGCTGAAGGGAAGCATCCTCTGCAGAAACAGGACTGGAGTCAGCATTACAATTTTCCCAGAGAGCTTTTATCAGTGAGTCGTCTTATATCGTCAACCCCAACTTTAAATCCCTAAAGGCCTTATATTCACTTCAAATGTTATGCATTGGCATAAATACAGTAAATGCTGATTGTATGATTATTttttgatttggattggtcagataATGATGATTAATTTCCTAATGGCAGCACTGTGTGTAGTTCCAGCTATTAATGTGTTGTAaagttttgagtgtgtgtttgcttgcaGGGACTGGTGTGGGTTCTGCTCTCGGAGAAAGAGGACATGGCTCTGCTTATCTCCAGGTTTCAGGAATTCTTAGAAATGGATGATGTGCGCTATTATGTCATGAATTCGGTGCGAGACAACATACACAGAGTGATGGACCGAAACAAAcgggtgtgtatgtggaggtggaGGGAGAAATGTTCATAGACTTTGTAGACATGCTTTCTTCCCctttttaggttttatttttctttccatctctttttCTGACAGCTGGATTTAATAATCCCTACAAAgttagctttttattttaattgtagtTACAAATGTCCATTTTTATTTGTAGACAGAattttcttcctccctcccttcatTCCTTGatcccttttattttatttatttatttatttatttattttttaatttccttcTACTTGCTCTCAGGTAATGGGTTTTATAGTCCATagaaataaaactttataaatTGCTAATAATGTCTTGCTGTCATCAGAATAGGGTGATAGTTCCAGGTTTAACTGACGGTGTGTGGCTTTTGCAGGCCGAGATGTCCGTGTACCAAAACAATGTATTCACACTGCTCACAAACATCACAATGCCAAGCCAGggctcagaaatcaccaatttcCTGACCAAGCAGGAGGGTGAGTCCCACTTTTGTGCGTCACTCCTTTACTGAAATGTGCATTtttaacactctaacaccatcaaTACCTTTTCAGCTAAATATGAAGACTGGAAAGCGGCCAAATTAAAAGTGAGTTAAAAAGTCGACTGATAACTGTATAGTGTTTAAAGATGCACTAAGTGTGGAATAATTGACTTCCTCCATCATGCAGGATCACAAGCGAGCTTTTGAGCTGATGTGGCTGACCTTCCTGAAGTACAAGGTACAGTAAAACTCTCATATCTAGACTTGAGACTGGAATTATTTCCAGGTTGAATGGATGAATGTTTAACAAGGGGTTCCTGTTTTCCTGCAGTTACCTATGAACATGTATAAAAAGGTACTGGTCATCCTGCATGATTCTATTCTACCCCACATGAGTGACCCCACACTGATGATCGACTTCCTGACTGCAGCATATAACGTTGGTGAGTCTATCAAACCAAGGAGTTCCTTACAAATTGCTCAACACAAATGGTTCAGAATAGTAAGAAAAACGAagctaataaatatattaatcttATTATATAGTCTGAAATAGCCATTTGTAGTTTCAGTGGAACGGCATAAGTTGCACGTATGCTGGCTAAGTGGTTCTGAAtgtaacagaaaaatattttttctttttgtatttttctcatCGTCCACGGTGTGCTGGACTTCAGGTGGTGCCATCAGTTTACTGGCTCTGAATGGCCTTTTCATCCTCATGCATGAGCACAATCTGTAAGTATGGACAAAAACTACTGAAAAGTACAATTCTGTAGTTCTTCATCCCAGTCCTTGATCAGCAgatctcttatttatttatttatttataaaacagagATTATCCTGATTTTTACAAGAAGCTGTACAACCTGCTGGACCCTTCTGTCTTCCATGTGAAGTACAGAGCGCGATTCTTCCACCTAACCAACATCTTCCTGTCCTCAAGGTAAAACTTTACTCCATCGAATAACTGTTaaggtctgtgtgctgtaaaGAACAAGCTCGCgagtttgtctttttttttctgtagccaTCTACCAGTTTACCTCGTAGCAGCGTTTATCAAGCGACTGTCTCGGCTCGCCCTGACCGCTCCCCCGACCGGCTTGCTCATAGTGCTGCCCTTTATTTGTAACCTGATTCGCAGACACCCGTCATGCAGAGTCCTCATCCACAGACCCAGTGCCGCTGATGGTACGGCATTAACATTATACAAGAAAAGCAAAATAAGAACGGGAAAATTGTATAGTCAGAATGATGGGATTTATGAAAGTGCGTTTTATCTGCTTCAGAGACGTGTACTGATCCGTATGTAATGGAGGAGGAGGACCCTGCCCAGTGCCATGCCCTAGAGAGCAGTCTGTGGGAAATTAAGGTAAGTTTCCTATGAAATAATGTAGTACTTATACCTtattttggattaaaaaaaaaaagagaaatgggaGTGTATTTATGATGA from Hemibagrus wyckioides isolate EC202008001 linkage group LG18, SWU_Hwy_1.0, whole genome shotgun sequence harbors:
- the noc4l gene encoding nucleolar complex protein 4 homolog, with product MAPSKKRNVKTSDGENSQTSFKQTINTKTELVLQSRKHANCIFDLLEYLQSEKEKEVVFAISACQKLFCELLEKGELYVGQLPKEEEILQADRDADEKYHMFIRHRYNSCVELLLENIGHESYQVKESALCAVMKFAAAEGKHPLQKQDWSQHYNFPRELLSGLVWVLLSEKEDMALLISRFQEFLEMDDVRYYVMNSVRDNIHRVMDRNKRAEMSVYQNNVFTLLTNITMPSQGSEITNFLTKQEAKYEDWKAAKLKDHKRAFELMWLTFLKYKLPMNMYKKVLVILHDSILPHMSDPTLMIDFLTAAYNVGGAISLLALNGLFILMHEHNLDYPDFYKKLYNLLDPSVFHVKYRARFFHLTNIFLSSSHLPVYLVAAFIKRLSRLALTAPPTGLLIVLPFICNLIRRHPSCRVLIHRPSAADETCTDPYVMEEEDPAQCHALESSLWEIKSLQNHYHPDVSKAAKAINQALPEAEDDISELLELSTFELMEQDLKSQSQSVPLEFDAATGLLQSPREVLGLHFSLE